A segment of the Gammaproteobacteria bacterium genome:
TAACCCCATCGTCTCCTGGCGTCAGTTTTTTCTGGCCGCCGTGTCGCGCAAGCCGCGTTCTCCCCGCGTTCCGGGAGTGCCCCGCCCGGGCTCCCCCGCTCCCGGAGTCGTCCGCTCCTATCGGACGGACATCGGAGACCGTCCGCGGCGCCGGGGCGATGCCGGAGGCTGCCCCCGCCGCCTCACCAGGTGAAGCGGCGCGCCACAGCCAAGCCGACGATGAACTGGTTGTCGTCGCCCTCCAACTCCACCAGCGGGCTGTCCGCCGCGTCGCCGGCCATGAGGCTGTACTCGGCGATGAATTCCACACTCCACTTGGGCCGGAACTGCCACTGCAGGGATGCATTCACGCCGTAACTCTTGATGCCCGCCTCGGCCTCGTAGCGTTCGTACTCCACGAGGCTCTGCCGTGTCCGCCGTACCATATTTCGCGCCGTCACCTCTGCATCGCTGACGCCGAAGTAGGCTTCCATGTAATCGTCCGAGGCCCACGTCGCGGACAGGCCCAGCGTCATGAACAGGGTCTCGTCCGCGGTGAGTGGGAAGGGCGTCTGCAAACCGAAGTCGATCAGGAGGCCCTCGGGGCCGTCCAGCGCCTGGTTCAGGGAGACGTAGGCTTCGGCGAAGCCTACGTAAGCCGCTACCGAGCCGCCCACCGTGACCGCCTCGTCCACCTTGTCGAGGCCGATCAGCGCATCGTTGTCAATGCCGCCGAGCGAGCCTCCGGCGGAGTCTTCATCGTTCTCGCGCCCGAAGTCGTAGCCTACGTTAACGCTCGCCGTGAACCGATCCAAGTCCACCAGGGTCACGTTCAGTCCATCGTCGGGAGAGATTCCGATCCAGTCGCGGTAGCGGAGCGACAGCACGGGCAACGGCAGGGGATCGTAATCGTCCGAACCCTCGTAGTCCGGGGCGTAGGCGCCGCCGAATCCGAGATCCAGTGCCCAGTTGCCCTCTGGCCCGCCGCGCCCCCGGTCCTGCGCCGCCGCCGTCTCCGCGCCGACCGCGCACCACCCGGCAACGGCAACGAATGCCAGTGCGGCAAGGGAGCGCTGGAATCGAAGCAGGGGGAAGATCCTTGTTCCCCAAGGTGCCCCACAAGGGATGCTTACATTGAATAATTGCATAACGGAATCCTCCTCCTTTCCGTACCGTAGGTTGTTAGGGGGATAAACACATATATATTATGTTTTGTCAATAGGGAAAGGCGGTTATGAGGCGGCCGTTTCCGCATGGCGCCCGGTGGCGTAGGGCCCGGCGCCGAACCGTTGTGCCGCGCTTTCATAAAGATGCAACAGCGCCGGAATCATCAGCAGCACGATGAAGGAGGCGAAGGCGAGGCCGAAGGCGATGGTGGTGGCCATGGGAATCAAGAATTGCGCCTGCAGGGAGGTCTCGAACAGGAGGGGCGTGAGCCCGGCAATCGTGGTGAGGGAGGTCAGGATCACCGCGCGCAGGCGCTGGCAGGCCGCTTCGATCACCGCCTGTTGCGGCGCCATTTT
Coding sequences within it:
- a CDS encoding MipA/OmpV family protein, whose translation is MQLFNVSIPCGAPWGTRIFPLLRFQRSLAALAFVAVAGWCAVGAETAAAQDRGRGGPEGNWALDLGFGGAYAPDYEGSDDYDPLPLPVLSLRYRDWIGISPDDGLNVTLVDLDRFTASVNVGYDFGRENDEDSAGGSLGGIDNDALIGLDKVDEAVTVGGSVAAYVGFAEAYVSLNQALDGPEGLLIDFGLQTPFPLTADETLFMTLGLSATWASDDYMEAYFGVSDAEVTARNMVRRTRQSLVEYERYEAEAGIKSYGVNASLQWQFRPKWSVEFIAEYSLMAGDAADSPLVELEGDDNQFIVGLAVARRFTW